The following proteins are co-located in the Primulina tabacum isolate GXHZ01 chromosome 11, ASM2559414v2, whole genome shotgun sequence genome:
- the LOC142518864 gene encoding protein BIG GRAIN 1-like A codes for MYNSSGEENYKSRRHSKNNPSFSSTLLDQIYRSIDVNAEDFKPKKEAKMSQNGFRFVKTCSTDDDDEELVTVKRRPTLFPEDNDFLFFSSSSSYSSGALSSSDTEFLGRVSCLSSKTRPKPIRTDGFLENQTNKSKDDDMIKFKSRASKIYANFRKVKQPISPGGRLTSFLNSLFHNTNGKKGEKLDPDCLSATRSCLSGMSRNGNGRTVRYNPIVNEDSGACGHKCIYLEISDKFGRPPLPQPNASAELKSSLREGKAHDALRGFHIKSSSKFTKTEDDDGVLSDSSSDLFELDHLNMFGIDRFCEELPVYETTRLDATKRSGVSRLIR; via the coding sequence ATGTATAATAGTAGTGGGGAAGAGAACTACAAATCAAGGAGACATTCCAAGAACAATCCATCTTTTTCCTCCACTCTCCTCGACCAAATCTACCGCTCCATCGACGTGAATGCCGAAGATTTCAAGCCCAAGAAAGAAGCCAAGATGTCGCAAAATGGTTTCAGGTTTGTGAAGACCTGCAGCacagatgatgatgatgaagaacTGGTCACAGTTAAGAGAAGGCCGACATTGTTCCCAGAAGACAACGATTTCTTGTTCTTCAGTTCGAGTTCTTCCTACAGTTCTGGTGCACTTTCATCATCCGACACAGAATTCTTGGGTAGAGTTTCATGTTTATCCAGCAAAACAAGGCCTAAACCAATTCGAACTGATGGCTTTCTTGAGAACCAGACTAACAAAAGCAAAGATGATGATATGATCAAGTTCAAATCAAGGGCCTCGAAGATATATGCCAATTTCAGGAAAGTGAAGCAGCCTATTTCCCCGGGAGGGCGCCTCACCAGCTTTCTCAACTCTCTTTTCCACAACACAAATGGGAAGAAGGGAGAAAAACTTGATCCAGATTGTTTATCGGCGACAAGATCGTGTTTAAGTGGCATGTCGAGAAATGGGAATGGGAGAACGGTGAGATATAATCCGATTGTTAATGAAGATTCAGGTGCTTGTGGGCATAAATGTATATATCTTGAAATTTCTGATAAATTTGGAAGGCCTCCATTGCCACAACCAAATGCTTCAGCAGAGTTGAAATCCAGCTTAAGGGAGGGAAAAGCACACGATGCTTTGAGGGGATTTCACATTAAATCTTCTTCCAAGTTTACAAAAACCGAAGATGACGACGGAGTACTCAGCGACTCGAGCTCGGACTTATTCGAGCTCGATCATTTGAACATGTTTGGAATTGACAGATTTTGTGAAGAACTCCCCGTCTATGAAACTACTCGTTTGGACGCCACAAAACGTTCTGGTGTCAGTCGTTTGATTCGATAA